The Torulaspora delbrueckii CBS 1146 chromosome 1, complete genome DNA segment TGGAAGTAAAAAAGGTAGAGAGTCGCGAAGCGGCAGAATTGTTCCCCAGGAAGCATAATGTGGATTTGAATCTGTTTAAGGATGTCTCTGTGACTCCCTGTGCAATGGATATGTCCACTATGGAGACTCCGATGACTATGACGGTATCACCAGAGGGGAATGTGAGTTGTAAGCTGAAGAATGAAATTAAAGCGACATCTCCGATCACACCAGAGAGTAGTACAACTGCCAAGACTCCGACTCCTGATGGTGTTTCTCCTCAGGATGAGGTTGCAAAGGATAAAGAGGTCTTTGTTTGTCACTACTGTGATGCAAAATTTAGGATCAGAGGGTACTTGACGCGTCATATCAAGAAACATGCGATTCAAAAGGCTTATCATTGTCCTTTTTTCAGTGCAGAGGCTCCGCAAGACATGCGTTGTCACAACTCTGGTGGGTTTAGTCGTAGAGATACTTACAAGACTCACTTGAGGGCAAGACACTTCACGTATCCAAAAGGTGTGAAACCTCAAGATCGTACGAAATCTTCCGGGCACTGCAGCCAGTGTGAGCAGTTTTTTGAGAATACCGATCAGTGGGTCGAACAACACATTGAAACCGGTGAGTGTAAGGCTTTACCAAAGGGATATTACAGAAACATCAAAAGTGAGAGGAAATCCGGGAAATTGAGAATGATCAAGGTCTCTACGGGCCATTCTCGTTTCATTTCCACTGCACAGAGTGTGGTGGAGCCAGAAGTCTTGCTCAACAAGGATGCTTTGGAGGCAATGGCTATCGTGGCTCAGGATACTAAGAGATCCGATCTTCTTTCCAAGTTTGGGAACAATAAGATAATGATGAGCTCAACATGCTACAAGGGAATtaaaccaaagaaagatccAATGTGTAAGGGTAAAGAACCAGAGCTTGTTACAGGTGAGCTGCGACTCTCGAGTAATAACTACACACCTTTGGACGCATCTGGTCCCGAATCTATGGACGACGAAACAGCACTCAACGAAATATCATCCTCGataaatttttcaccaatggATAATCACCTCCTGGAACCCGTGCCATCGTCGTCGTCACAATCATCTCACGAGGATCCCGTGGTGGCAACCAAGGGCGTTGTGCAACCGGTGTTGTTTAACGATCCCTTCAGTGTTCCACTGGACTTGGAACAGTgttctttttcaaatggGGCAATTATAGGGGATCATACAACATACAGGAAAtcaagcgatgagatgtCGAAGGTCGACATGGATTACACACTTTTGGGACAGGTtaatttgagaaacagcGAACAGTACATGAATCTATACAACTACAATTTTGGTACCAATCTATGAACCGTGATACGAAAATAAACTTTCGTTGTGAAATATTGCTGGCCACTATTAACgaattcaagaatcaaattAAATAAATGCATAGACACTCATTAGGTAAGTACCATTAAACAACTCTTTAATCT contains these protein-coding regions:
- the STP1 gene encoding Stp1p (similar to Saccharomyces cerevisiae STP1 (YDR463W) and STP2 (YHR006W); ancestral locus Anc_5.586), yielding MPFVPLLKLGSRIWELFQQIVEVVVISENDEVKKEDKEEKVEVKKVESREAAELFPRKHNVDLNLFKDVSVTPCAMDMSTMETPMTMTVSPEGNVSCKLKNEIKATSPITPESSTTAKTPTPDGVSPQDEVAKDKEVFVCHYCDAKFRIRGYLTRHIKKHAIQKAYHCPFFSAEAPQDMRCHNSGGFSRRDTYKTHLRARHFTYPKGVKPQDRTKSSGHCSQCEQFFENTDQWVEQHIETGECKALPKGYYRNIKSERKSGKLRMIKVSTGHSRFISTAQSVVEPEVLLNKDALEAMAIVAQDTKRSDLLSKFGNNKIMMSSTCYKGIKPKKDPMCKGKEPELVTGELRLSSNNYTPLDASGPESMDDETALNEISSSINFSPMDNHLLEPVPSSSSQSSHEDPVVATKGVVQPVLFNDPFSVPLDLEQCSFSNGAIIGDHTTYRKSSDEMSKVDMDYTLLGQVNLRNSEQYMNLYNYNFGTNL